AAAGACTCAGAGAAGATTTCCGAAAAAATGGGTGAAGGAGTTTCCGGATGCTTTTTAAAAGAACTCCCTTCCCGGGTTCCTCCTCAGGACCCTCCCTGAAGTTTACAGTGAACAATACTCGTCTCTTGCCCTGAAAAGTGCTTTTATATTCTCGAGCGGAGTATGCGGAGCAAGGCCGCAGCCCGGAGCAAGTATATCGATCCCGTCTTCAAGGCATGCCCTGGCTTCAATCATAACCTCATCAGGACCCTTTGCTAACAGGGTATCCGAAGGGGAAACATTTCCTATCAGACGTACCCGGTTTCCTACAATTTCCTTTGCAAAACTGACACTCACTTTCTCTTCAATGCTAATCCCATCAAACCCGACATTTGCCAGAGAGTCAAGGACGGCTGTGGCATCTCCACACATATGTAGAATTTTTAAGCCTGTGACCTCTCTGCAGAATTTCCTGTAGAGCGGGAAAACCGAGGTCTCAAACATCTGGGGAGCAATGATGTCAGGTCCGGCTTCAGAGTCTATCAGGGTCACGGCGTCTGCTCCTCTTTCCAGCAAGCCATTCGCGTATTCGATACAGGCTTCGTTCAGAGTTCCCATCAGCTCTTCAACAACCTCAGGATTTGTGACAAACCACATAAGGTAATTTTTCATGCCAGCAAGCATGGAAGCAAGTCCGGCGGGCCCAACAAGCCCAGCAACAACAGGCACGTCTTCCCCTACATGTTCTTTCAGGATTCCGACCGCATCCAGAACTACTGAGGTCCGCCTGCTTTCAAGAAGAGAATCCGGGACTGAAATATTCTTAACATCTTTCTTTTTCTTGCAGGGAAAATCAGTCACATACGGCTGTATATCGATACTGCCTTCAGCTACCGTACAGCCAAGAGTCTCGGCAAGCACTGTAGTGCAGAAAGGACAGCGCACGTTCTCAAATCCTGCAATCTCGTGTCCCCCCAGGGCAAGTGCCGCCATTTTGCTGGCATCATAATTAGCCTGAGGCCAGTAAGCTCCTGTCATTTCCATAAGTTCGACAGTGCCTGTCTGGGTCACGGAACAAACAGGAACCATATCAAGAGATTCGCCTTTCAGCGCCCTTTTAAATCTCGTATTAAAAGTAAATTCGTTCATTATTTCACCAGATATAATCCAGAGGTTTATGATTGTTGAGATTTGACTGTCAGCTCAAACAATGAAGTCCTGAATATATTCGTTATTTTATAATATACTGAAGAGGAGATATAAAAAAATATAAATCAAAAAACTCCACAGAAATTAGGTAGAATTGACGGGTGAGAGAAAAATGGGAAAACAAAAAAATTATAAACAAAAGAAACAGTGGGCAGTTCTTGCCTTTGCAATAGGTGCCGCTCTTGGAAGTCTTTACGGGGCTTTTATCCTCGGACCAGCGCTGGATAGTACTATGGAAGGGACGATAATAGGCATTGCGATAGGAATCGGAGCCGGAGTTAGCCTTGGAGCTTTCCTTGAAGTAGGGACCAGACCCGAAAAAATAAACAAAAAAGAAAGTAAGCTGCTGATCGCTGTGGTGATTGCAACTTTACTTCTGATGCTGTCAACTGCATTTATGGCTTATTCGGGATTGCTTGATTATTGAAATCCGGACCTGCAAACATTTTACAGGTGGATTTAGTCTCAAATTATGCGTTTGAGCACCTGCTTTTTGAAGCAGCTGACCACCAGTTTACATGAAGGATTGTAATAACAAATCTGGAGTCTTCTCCCTAACTCCAGTTTCATATATATCCAAAAGGAAAATGCGGCTTCTTTAGCTATCTCGCTTACTGACTGCCAGACTAGAGACACAATTCCTATATCCTGATAGTCCCTGGTGAAAATAAGCTGCTGATGAATTACTTCAGTTCCTTTTCTGAGACTTTCTCGTGTTGCGTCAATCTTCAAAGATTGAGTAATTTTGAATATCCGTAATTGATTTTTATACGACATTTTATTACTGACGCGACGAATCAAACTTAATGTTCCTCTCAAGTGGAACTAGCTTTACTCTCTGTCGGAGCTATCCTCCAGTTACCAGGCGGGACTTTAATTTCAAATTTTGCTCCTTCCCCTTCAACTCCCGTTTCAATAATTTCCATACCTGTAATGGAAATTATACCTCTGACAAGGAAAAGACCAAGCCCGGTATTTCTACCTACGGATTTTTCAAAAATGAGTTCCTTCATGACAGGAGAGACTCCTATGCCGTTATCCTTTACTTCGATTATAACATTTTCTCC
The genomic region above belongs to Methanosarcina horonobensis HB-1 = JCM 15518 and contains:
- the mtaA gene encoding methylcobamide:CoM methyltransferase MtaA gives rise to the protein MNEFTFNTRFKRALKGESLDMVPVCSVTQTGTVELMEMTGAYWPQANYDASKMAALALGGHEIAGFENVRCPFCTTVLAETLGCTVAEGSIDIQPYVTDFPCKKKKDVKNISVPDSLLESRRTSVVLDAVGILKEHVGEDVPVVAGLVGPAGLASMLAGMKNYLMWFVTNPEVVEELMGTLNEACIEYANGLLERGADAVTLIDSEAGPDIIAPQMFETSVFPLYRKFCREVTGLKILHMCGDATAVLDSLANVGFDGISIEEKVSVSFAKEIVGNRVRLIGNVSPSDTLLAKGPDEVMIEARACLEDGIDILAPGCGLAPHTPLENIKALFRARDEYCSL